The Hippocampus zosterae strain Florida chromosome 2, ASM2543408v3, whole genome shotgun sequence genome contains the following window.
GCTGGAGTCACATTTAGGAATGTGGCGTCCACTTGCTCGTGTGACAGAGTCAGGAAGAGGGAAGGTCCCAATCCCACTGTCCAGTGTTCTCATTTGGCAGCTAGAACCTAAAGTGACAAGGAAATGTGACAACTAGGGGAGGCAGGGGTCACCACACAGGAAATGAAACTAGGGCTTCACATGCAACGGAAGGGCTGGTGAGAGTACAGGGTGTCTGTGGCGGGTTCAGCCGTCGGTacagaagagagagaaaaaaacatttggatcaTGTTAACCAAAATCAAATGGAATAATGTGTCAATGAATGGCCAGAAACTTCCTTTTACATAAAAGGAAACAGAAGAACTCCTGAGGGCACCGAGAGTTATTCATCTGGGTTTACGGCAGCAATCAGCaaaataaggatttttttttcttttttaaatgggaGACCAATCGGTACATTGTCTTTCctaacatattttatttttacaatttagGTGAAACCAAAGGGAGAACACAAAGAGTTTGGAAATTAGTGAAAGTATCGTCTGGTAAGAAATTTCACTTGAAGTAAACATTTGATAGCCCAATCGTTTCATAAAAATATCTGACCGtagaaatgcatgtttttattttgagacAGTTTAGCATCGCAAACATACTCACAAGCAAGCAagcggacaaacaaacaaaagaccaCTCATTTTCAAAGTAAACGGCAATTAATGGTGGCGCTTTATCTCTGGTCTAGTTTATCTTCAAGCTTTTCAATAGGGCTCACCAGCCTTCATTTGAGACCAAGCTATTCCAAACATTCCTCTCTGGACTTTAATTTTCCCATTGGGACAGAAAAGGTCTTTCtccaatacagtatacagtaataTCTTATGAAGATGAAGAATTGAGATTGAGGGGAAACTAAATGGTCAGATCAACACCAACTAATTGAGCAAGGTCTGTCCCAAAACTTTAATCCAAAGAGACTGAAAGTTGTTTGTACAAAATGTGTGCCATttgaaaaattcaaaacaaacacattgctcaagttgttttgtgttcacattATGCATTTGACATCTACACCCATGAGCAGCAACTGCGAAAATCATTTGACGTAAATATGCACTGCTGAACAGCTTGTTGTTTGACGCACTTGAGAACATTTGCTACACCGCATCAAGAATCTGAACAAATAACGCAGTGGCCGTGAGTGCATGTTTGGGAGATTGTGAAGGGCTCCTTACATGTCGGAGGGAAAGCACAGAGAGGAGGCAGCCATAGATTACGAAGTCGTATAATCTAATGCTAGGCTTGACGGTTCAAAATGCCCTCCATAAGCAAACTATAACAAGTTCCACAGTAATTCTAGCCTGAGGCAACAGCGACTGGATGTAATGTAGTTTTTCATGAGCTGCAATCACGTCCAGGCTGCATGCTTGGAGGCAAGAAAGCTGGTGTGATGATAGCTTCACTGTCTGATGGTTAGCCTCTATTTGTTTTGaagtatttattgtttttgtgctaTGGAccataaaaacgttttttttaattgctcagGCAGCGTAAATCAAAACATACAGAGAGCTTCTAAGATTGTTAATTGTATTTTGATGTTTTAAAGCGGAGCTCATTTTAGACAGAACATATTTCTGTTGTTTTCTTTAGAATTTAACTTTCAGATTTGCTCCTGCTTGTCATATTAGTTTTACCTGGGAGTTTTTAGCTCGACCCCCTTTCTTGGCCTTCACTCACCCACCTCTCAATTGGTCATCATCTCTGTATAGTTTTGCATTACCTCAGCCATGCATTTAATTTATATTAATAAGTGCTAGAGAGCAGAATGATGGTGAAACTGAGCTTTGTCTGACTGGAGACAGTTTACATTCTCTCCATCATCGGTGCAACTTCAAAAGTGTTGCTTTAATAAACTtgccccccctaccccaccccccaaaaaagccataAAAACACAGACGCCACTCAGTCATTATGACCTTTAAAGCCGGATGCCTGAGTTACAAACTTGCTGTAAATCCCATCTGGTGAACATGAGTATCTATCACATTGCAATAATTACAACCATCATGCCATCCAAGTTAATGCATTCAGTTTGTTCCCCACTTCAATGGCGGGGAAGGCATTGCCACGTGTCACCTGGCTTGATATCGGTCTGAAACACTGTCGTGGCAGAAACATGAACACTTACCCATCATGTGGTCTTGACCCGTAGGATCTGCCATGCCTCCCTCTTTGTTGTCACCCCTTAAGTTGAGCTTCTGACTCATTAAGAGGGTCTGTGAAGTCCAAATTACAATGTGACCTCAGTATGCAATTCCTAGATGCGCGTTTCATTGTCAACATTGTAAAGTGGGACGATTAGAGTAGTCAATTATATGGTAACTATAATTGAGTTATTCAAGtgtgaggtgaaaaaaaaagaatcacagaGGTCATAAACTGTCTGTCTTTTGTGCTGTTTTGTGgggagaagatggatggatggaaggcttAGGGAATGGTATCAAATGGCCCTTTGTCAAATTGAGTGCTTCTGATAAGGAGACTCCTCAGCGCTATCGAAAGCCCACATCAGGATTAAATTTCCGAAGTTATTCTGCGGGGCTCTTTTTTGACTGCACTTACTCCCCTCTGTTAAATGTCCTTTTTGATTGCTTTTAAAGCTCTACAGAACTCCCCATcaatgtttcatattttaacTCACTTATAATCAATCCAAACTGATATTACTAAATTCCTCATTTTCATTTACAAAGTGGTGTAGCAGAAAGCAAAGTAATATTTAAGCTTCATGTGTGCCCTGAAACCTGAATTTGAGAGAGATAcaagacaataaaatgattACTCatccaaacaaagcaaaatgtccATTTACAGCAGCATCGGGACAGATCTGCATGTCTCCTTTCATCTCAGAACGCTTCTTGGGTGTGGCGATCCCTGTCGGCGATGTACTGACTAAGTTGCCTTTTCCAGCAGTCCTGTGACGACACAATATTTGAtctccatttaaaaatgtgtttcaggCTGCTTGAAATGTTCTCTCTTGTGTGAAGACAAAATGCCAGCACCTCAGAAGTTGTGAAAAAACAGATCATTGGTGTGAAGCGTTACAGTGTGACTATGCAACAATTGTCACGGAGTCAGAACTGGAACAGGCGGCTGTGTTTGAGATTAGTTATTGTATCCCACATTCACAGCACACAAAGTAGCTTATGTTTTCACTTCACTCAATTGAGAGACAACTTAAGATAGCTACAGTGACAGGAAGTAAACAGTCATCAATTAAGGGTAATTAATTTGTAATTGTCTTGATTTACGCACCTGCAAAAGAGCTCTTTCACAAACTGGTCCTTGCCAATGAATGCTGTGGTGCACTGGATCTGACTGGCAATCTGGCCCATTTGATTGTTGCAGTGGTCCATGATGGAGCTCAGCTTGTTGCTCGTCTCAGATTGATTCTGCGCCTCCAGACTgtcatttttcttcctctccttctTCTTGTCCAACTTTGTGACTTTGCCTCCGAGCACCGATCCAATCTTCATCTCTTTCTTCTCCTCTTTTCCTTTGGGTACATCTGCTTTCTTTCCAGTCAGAGCTGGAAGTTTGCTCTTCCGGAAGCCAAACCAGTTTGCCAGTGAGGGGCCAGTCTTTTGTTTAGCCTCACTCGCAGCGACCTTTTCTtgttcttgacatttttgcagATTCTCTTCGATTCCCATCATGACCTTCTCTTCAATAGTGCAGGCTGATGGGCTGACTTTTTTGTCCTCTATGTCTGCGGGTTTGTTCGGGGAGTCTGTCTGGGTTTTTACTCCTGAATTAAATTCGTCCTCATTAGGGGTGGATGCTTTTCCTCCTGttacattttctgaaccacaagGACAGGAGGCTGGAGGTTGAACATGCGAGGCGAGTTTTGCAGGCCGACAGATgttatttattctatttttttcactgatagGCAAACCGCACGTCTCCCTGTAAGAGGGCGACGTGACTGTCTGCCCCTTCACTGTGCCTTGAGATTCATCACCTTTGGATATTAACTTAGAGGTTCTCTCAGTTGGAACATTTTGGTTGTTGGGTGTTGCCCTGGGAGAATAGATTGGACTCTCGGCCAACCCAACGCTGGGTACTTCCAAGGAAGTTTGTCTGGACAAAGAGTTCCCCCTCTCTGTTGAGTTGGTGATGATCTGAGTTCTGACTTTCCCTGTCACCTCCAGAACATTGATGTTGGGTTTCTCAATGTAGTTGGTACTGAAGCTCTGGCTCCGAGCTTTGGCCCCGTTCATTCCCAAGGCTGGCTTTAGGTGGGATTTGGTGGTAATGGATACGGATCGAGAGAAAAGTTGACTGCTCCTTTTCCCTTTATCGCAGACATCCCCCTCCCCCGGTGTCAAAACAGGACTTAACTCCTCTTCCAGTAACCTACAGTGAGCCACACCTTTCACCTCTGTAACAGACATCTTGGTGGGTGGATCAATACTGTATACAGGCTGCCAGCTGTCACACTTGCCGGAGGTGTTTGAAGTCACTGTCTCCTTGGAAACTAAGTTGATATGATCTTTCTCTTGCTTGTCTGGCAAAGTGGGACTATTTTTATGACTTGGGggagattttaaaaatgctttgaatCCCATCGAGATGCGAGTCTTTTGACTCTTCTCTGATGAGTTAGGGGAGATCACGACTGAGCTTGGCGGGCTGACAAAATTTTTAAAGTTTTCAGTTTTCACCGTTGGTGCCCCCTGAAGTGAAACTGGTAAACTAACTGAGGGCTTCTGCACAGACTCATGGTCATATTCATGGGTGGACCCTCCCTTATTTTCAAATGAGCTGTGAAGTGAGGACTCTCTGATGGCATTATAGGGAGGGGGGACATTCTTTGAGCTTTTAGGTGCATTTTCATTATCCAGGTCAAAGCCTGAGTTGGTGGAGGGGAGGTAGTCTTTTGAGGTGTTTCGCCTTGAAGTGCCTAAAATAGGTGTTATGCCAGAGGACCTTTGAAGGTGCTGACTGGTTTTGTCAACCAGTTTCTGAGGTGCAAGTGCAGTCCCATAGCCGGCATCCATGTCGATGTCTTTTTCTTTAATAGGTAGTGTAGCTTGCATATTTGGTTGGACAGAGGTGTAGTAACTTGGGGGAGGGCCCCTCACAGTGGTTGTTGTGGATGGCTGAGCTACTGTTTTGTGTGCTTGAGGTGACCCTTCATAATTTGGTTTGATCAGTAAGGAGGTGGTGCGACCAGGGGCAGGGGGTGGAGAAGGGGACCTGAGCTTGTTTTTCATACTTTCACAGTGTTTGTCTCTGGTTGGCTGTTCAGAATTGTTACCATACTCTAAGTGTCTCTTTGAGAGTTGAGGGGAACTAGGGGAAGAGCCTTTACTCCATTCAGACCTATTAGGAAGCTTGGAGTTTACCACCTTTGAGCTCGGGGTGCTCTTGATGAATCTGggcattttagttactgggggtgggggtgttttcTCCTGACTAGGAGTTCCTGAGTTTCCACTGTTTGGCTCAGTGGTAGTACCCTTTGACAATCTGATCGGAGATGCAGAAGGTTTATTACAACCTCGTAGTTTTGAGCCACTAGACAGATGACTAGTAGAATCATTCAGCGGTGGGATTGAATGTCCTTTATTAGCTCGGCTGCCAGGTGGTTTGATTAGCTTCTTCTGTGGCGTAAGCTGCATTGACAACCGATTAGCATTGCACCCCCTactattgtttgttttgctggtcCTGAGCTGATATTCCGATGGCTTCTCTGGACAATCCAGGACTGTGTAATTTCCTGTAGGTATAGATTTCTGCCTTGCTGGCCTCTCTTGAGGGTCTAATTCATTGCATGTAGCCTCTACTTTGCTAGCTGGTATCCCAACTGTGGGATCAGAACCTTTGGTAAGCTTCTGAGGGCTTAATTCTAATGGCTCCCCTTGAGCATCAAATACTGCCAAGATGCTCTCCTCGGATAGATAATTATTTGCTCCTTGAGTTGCCTTGACAGGTTCAGGTCTCCCATCTGCAGACTGGATGCGTACTTGGTCCGTTTGCAAGCGCTGTGGCATGAAAGCATTCAGTGATATCCTCTCTGCTTGCTCTTTTTGTTGGGTTAAGGGCACCTGCAAATCCCTAGAATCACATTTGAGTTCTTCTGGATCGTCCATATCCGAGAAGCAGTTGGAGCCTTCTGGATCTGAAGGGGTAACATGCAGCACAGACACTCTCTTGAATGCTGATGGCCGTCCACTCTCAGTGAGACAACTGCCGATGAAACTCGGGAGTTTCTCAGGATGCTCTTTTGAGTCAAATTCAATGGGGGGCTGTGCCACCACAAGGCCTGAGCTATTGTCATCCACACCACCACTGTCTTGTATCCCCTCCCAGCTACACAGTGTATCAGAGATGCTGTGTGAGAGCCTCTTGCCGTAGAACAAGCTGTCCTTGTCGGGGATGTCAGCTGCATGGCGAGATTGCAAAAGCTCATCATCTGCATCATCAGAATCATCCAAAAACTTTTTCCCGACAAGAACTGGTGCTCTGCCAACATGGGTGGGCTTAGACACACCTTTACTGCTACTCTTGATACCAAGTGAGTAAATGCCCTCGTTGGAATTCATACAGTCTTTGTAGCCTGACTTGGAGACCTTGGATGAAGACGAGGACCTGTGCTTCCTCCTCTGCAATTTTCTCAGCCCCTCTAATATGTTGGTCTCCTTGCGCCGAGTGGGCATCTGTTCCTCCAGTGAGGCACTGATGTTACTTGGGGCAGACGAACCCAAATTTAGCCTCTTTTCCCAGGTGAGAGATGAATGCTGAGAGTGAGTCAAACAAAAGAAGATTAAAATACTCTTCAAACACGCCTTTGGATATATGAAGAAAATTATTCTTACCACTTTCCCACAGGAGCGGCCGTCGTTCCAGGTGTAGGAGCCGCTAGAGAGTTCGCTGCATGCGCTTGACAGGGACAGTTCACTGCTGCTACAGCTGCTGCGTGGGTACACTGGCATAGGCGCTGTCAGACTCAGCTGGCTCAGACACTTGGTGATGGGCAAACCTGACATTCCAATAAACTGTATCTCCTGTGAAATATTCAAATGAAGACATAAGATTGtgagattttgaaaaatgaacaaacagctTTGCTAGACAAaaagattgttgttgttgctctgaAAAAGATAATAAAGAAAATTGGCCTGTCTTATCAATGTATAGTTATTAACAGAGGGCACATGCTGTTAGTAACAAGTGGGTCAGGCATATTTATTAGAGGATTTTGCGGTGTCGGTATATCTGATGGTTTTCACCATAGAACATCTGGGAGACCACCGCAAGCATCAAATGAGCTCAACCCAACTCAATAGTATTCATAAACCATTTTAAAAGCATGGAATTCAGCATGTTTAGGTAACATGAGGAAAATGACCCGTTATGGGGCAATGTTATTGCTTAGGCAACTCAGATTCTCGCCTGACTGCATAATATATAAGGTGACCAATGCAGAACATTGTCCCATAAAGTAATTTTTAATGACAACCATCTCGATCGATGACTTTCCGGTAACACGACAAGTACGTATTCTTCTTAGTTAACTGATATCACCAGCCATTTCTGGGTAGGGGTCAGGCTTTTAGAGAGTAAGGTCTGTATTTTAATATCATGTAATGATTTCTTCCGTAGATTCAGGACACAGTTGCAACACCAGCACCACAAAGAGAAAAGCTGTTGGCCATTAAGCTTACAGTTAAAGGAGAATCTGTGTTCCTGGACAGTAAGAAAGCCTTGCTTTTCTCTGGCTCCTGGAGCAAGTCAGCCGCCGACAGATCAATGATCCGTGACTGGAGTTTCTGGAATGCAAAAGGTGCAAACACTTGACATCTGGGATCCCGGGGAATTAAAAGGAGTCTTGCTGTGAATTTGTGCAGCACACAGCACAAAATGGAGGTTTAAATTGAATGAGTTCAAAGTCATCATGCAGAATGTTGACACTATTTCTTGAAAAAGGTCCTTCAGATCCTCTCTAATGGTTCCATGCGCAGGCTGGATTCCAACTCACAGACATTTACATCATCAGTTGGAATAAAACATAAGTGAACAAGAAATAATTGCATCAGGGAATAAGGGACCCCCTTTTAATATTTCCCCccaattcatttgcttgaatgggAAGAAGACAAAACCAAATACAGCTCCACATATTAATCTTACAGTTTAATTAGCTTGCCTTTCTTGCGAGCAAATTAACTTTATTTGAATTTTCTACCATTGAGCGCAGTATATGTTTGTATGTGCATACTATAGAAACAATGTCAATAAATGGCAAGGCTTCATCAACCAGCTGTGACtgcaatacaaaaaataaaaacaaaaacatgaaacaaaacaaaaaaaagtgtatttactTATGCCACGAATATTTTTGAACTGAAACCCTAATGAGACACCAGTTGTTTCTCATGAGGAAAGCTGACTAACTGCCTGCGGCCAAAGCAGAAAGCATTTCTCAAACTAGAGATCTCAGTTACAGTACTGCAGTTGCTTATCCTTTTAATGCCATTTGTGTGGtttccatttcttaaatgtgtgtgtgtgtgtttgtgtgtgtgtgtgtgtgatataatTTAGccaactttcatttttttaaaaaaggtttaaTATCAATGTCAAAGTGATGCAGCCTTCCTGGGACATGAGATGGGAGTGGCTGAAGTGTCACAGGGGTCCATATCTTATCGTAAAGTATAGAATTTCACCTCCTCAGCATCCTCATCAAGCATTCAGTCAATAGTGTCGCTGGGTCAAGGAGGGAGGAGGCTTGTACTCGGCCAAAATGTCGAATGGATGGCAGGTCTGCATGGATGGCAGGTCTGCATGGATTTCTTTTTTCGTTGTAGGGTTC
Protein-coding sequences here:
- the LOC127595509 gene encoding nck-associated protein 5-like isoform X5, whose protein sequence is MFPCLNNWREKLAVARLQREVARSKSEGTMREKLIHELEEERRLRLESEKRLCEVTKESELGRAQIVSLQQQFSRMEETVRSLLQNQGVVEQTTIDTADITKAFEEKFSEEVPKQYDCPEESSPLPTTQMESESGMRPHTNTSQTDDNDDRTKLLLERLKTLEERNSVLALENESQREQYERCLDEVANQVVQALVTQKDLREECLKLRTRVFDLEQQNRALGVLFQQRIKPTSELLLQKLQSRIIDLSAADLLQEPEKSKAFLLSRNTDSPLTEIQFIGMSGLPITKCLSQLSLTAPMPVYPRSSCSSSELSLSSACSELSSGSYTWNDGRSCGKVHSSLTWEKRLNLGSSAPSNISASLEEQMPTRRKETNILEGLRKLQRRKHRSSSSSKVSKSGYKDCMNSNEGIYSLGIKSSSKGVSKPTHVGRAPVLVGKKFLDDSDDADDELLQSRHAADIPDKDSLFYGKRLSHSISDTLCSWEGIQDSGGVDDNSSGLVVAQPPIEFDSKEHPEKLPSFIGSCLTESGRPSAFKRVSVLHVTPSDPEGSNCFSDMDDPEELKCDSRDLQVPLTQQKEQAERISLNAFMPQRLQTDQVRIQSADGRPEPVKATQGANNYLSEESILAVFDAQGEPLELSPQKLTKGSDPTVGIPASKVEATCNELDPQERPARQKSIPTGNYTVLDCPEKPSEYQLRTSKTNNSRGCNANRLSMQLTPQKKLIKPPGSRANKGHSIPPLNDSTSHLSSGSKLRGCNKPSASPIRLSKGTTTEPNSGNSGTPSQEKTPPPPVTKMPRFIKSTPSSKVVNSKLPNRSEWSKGSSPSSPQLSKRHLEYGNNSEQPTRDKHCESMKNKLRSPSPPPAPGRTTSLLIKPNYEGSPQAHKTVAQPSTTTTVRGPPPSYYTSVQPNMQATLPIKEKDIDMDAGYGTALAPQKLVDKTSQHLQRSSGITPILGTSRRNTSKDYLPSTNSGFDLDNENAPKSSKNVPPPYNAIRESSLHSSFENKGGSTHEYDHESVQKPSVSLPVSLQGAPTVKTENFKNFVSPPSSVVISPNSSEKSQKTRISMGFKAFLKSPPSHKNSPTLPDKQEKDHINLVSKETVTSNTSGKCDSWQPVYSIDPPTKMSVTEVKGVAHCRLLEEELSPVLTPGEGDVCDKGKRSSQLFSRSVSITTKSHLKPALGMNGAKARSQSFSTNYIEKPNINVLEVTGKVRTQIITNSTERGNSLSRQTSLEVPSVGLAESPIYSPRATPNNQNVPTERTSKLISKGDESQGTVKGQTVTSPSYRETCGLPISEKNRINNICRPAKLASHVQPPASCPCGSENVTGGKASTPNEDEFNSGVKTQTDSPNKPADIEDKKVSPSACTIEEKVMMGIEENLQKCQEQEKVAASEAKQKTGPSLANWFGFRKSKLPALTGKKADVPKGKEEKKEMKIGSVLGGKVTKLDKKKERKKNDSLEAQNQSETSNKLSSIMDHCNNQMGQIASQIQCTTAFIGKDQFVKELFCRTAGKGNLVSTSPTGIATPKKRSEMKGDMQICPDAATLLMSQKLNLRGDNKEGGMADPTGQDHMMGSSCQMRTLDSGIGTFPLPDSVTRASGRHIPKCDSSVDGVTAEPPSPLPESSHPSVIMPSLPNTCLHAPGSLGHSFSDPTLTYSGYTPDSQTRLPKLTGVNRTKRLSLLTPRSSGSPSNEDKDDETVRKMKTKEHDNSAERALRLCTYLGSSSGSDTETELERPAVNLRPTQSLGINCSKTINSVDQREKTLRSSSVEHPLSIMDFYQDDMFSQLEKDSKRISQYDLLHKETPINTRDILSKETAPGKTAICPKQPGSLGVTLESLNKLNHSSSSVRKESVTDGGRLEALCGSKVEEPSSSGFSGKTGADPAGFLSDSLYNSFSSCNSQVSNDV
- the LOC127595509 gene encoding nck-associated protein 5-like isoform X4, whose protein sequence is MDSNQCIGELLKQLEEERRNIWREKLAVARLQREVARSKSEGTMREKLIHELEEERRLRLESEKRLCEVTKESELGRAQIVSLQQQFSRMEETVRSLLQNQGVVEQTTIDTADITKAFEEKFSEEVPKQYDCPEESSPLPTTQMESESGMRPHTNTSQTDDNDDRTKLLLERLKTLEERNSVLALENESQREQYERCLDEVANQVVQALVTQKDLREECLKLRTRVFDLEQQNRALGVLFQQRIKPTSELLLQKLQSRIIDLSAADLLQEPEKSKAFLLSRNTDSPLTEIQFIGMSGLPITKCLSQLSLTAPMPVYPRSSCSSSELSLSSACSELSSGSYTWNDGRSCGKVHSSLTWEKRLNLGSSAPSNISASLEEQMPTRRKETNILEGLRKLQRRKHRSSSSSKVSKSGYKDCMNSNEGIYSLGIKSSSKGVSKPTHVGRAPVLVGKKFLDDSDDADDELLQSRHAADIPDKDSLFYGKRLSHSISDTLCSWEGIQDSGGVDDNSSGLVVAQPPIEFDSKEHPEKLPSFIGSCLTESGRPSAFKRVSVLHVTPSDPEGSNCFSDMDDPEELKCDSRDLQVPLTQQKEQAERISLNAFMPQRLQTDQVRIQSADGRPEPVKATQGANNYLSEESILAVFDAQGEPLELSPQKLTKGSDPTVGIPASKVEATCNELDPQERPARQKSIPTGNYTVLDCPEKPSEYQLRTSKTNNSRGCNANRLSMQLTPQKKLIKPPGSRANKGHSIPPLNDSTSHLSSGSKLRGCNKPSASPIRLSKGTTTEPNSGNSGTPSQEKTPPPPVTKMPRFIKSTPSSKVVNSKLPNRSEWSKGSSPSSPQLSKRHLEYGNNSEQPTRDKHCESMKNKLRSPSPPPAPGRTTSLLIKPNYEGSPQAHKTVAQPSTTTTVRGPPPSYYTSVQPNMQATLPIKEKDIDMDAGYGTALAPQKLVDKTSQHLQRSSGITPILGTSRRNTSKDYLPSTNSGFDLDNENAPKSSKNVPPPYNAIRESSLHSSFENKGGSTHEYDHESVQKPSVSLPVSLQGAPTVKTENFKNFVSPPSSVVISPNSSEKSQKTRISMGFKAFLKSPPSHKNSPTLPDKQEKDHINLVSKETVTSNTSGKCDSWQPVYSIDPPTKMSVTEVKGVAHCRLLEEELSPVLTPGEGDVCDKGKRSSQLFSRSVSITTKSHLKPALGMNGAKARSQSFSTNYIEKPNINVLEVTGKVRTQIITNSTERGNSLSRQTSLEVPSVGLAESPIYSPRATPNNQNVPTERTSKLISKGDESQGTVKGQTVTSPSYRETCGLPISEKNRINNICRPAKLASHVQPPASCPCGSENVTGGKASTPNEDEFNSGVKTQTDSPNKPADIEDKKVSPSACTIEEKVMMGIEENLQKCQEQEKVAASEAKQKTGPSLANWFGFRKSKLPALTGKKADVPKGKEEKKEMKIGSVLGGKVTKLDKKKERKKNDSLEAQNQSETSNKLSSIMDHCNNQMGQIASQIQCTTAFIGKDQFVKELFCRTAGKGNLVSTSPTGIATPKKRSEMKGDMQICPDAATLLMSQKLNLRGDNKEGGMADPTGQDHMMGSSCQMRTLDSGIGTFPLPDSVTRASGRHIPKCDSSVDGVTAEPPSPLPESSHPSVIMPSLPNTCLHAPGSLGHSFSDPTLTYSGYTPDSQTRLPKLTGVNRTKRLSLLTPRSSGSPSNEDKDDETVRKMKTKEHDNSAERALRLCTYLGSSSGSDTETELERPAVNLRPTQSLGINCSKTINSVDQREKTLRSSSVEHPLSIMDFYQDDMFSQLEKDSKRISQYDLLHKETPINTRDILSKETAPGKTAICPKQPGSLGVTLESLNKLNHSSSSVRKESVTDGGRLEALCGSKVEEPSSSGFSGKTGADPAGFLSDSLYNSFSSCNSQVSNDV
- the LOC127595509 gene encoding nck-associated protein 5-like isoform X6, with amino-acid sequence MREKLIHELEEERRLRLESEKRLCEVTKESELGRAQIVSLQQQFSRMEETVRSLLQNQGVVEQTTIDTADITKAFEEKFSEEVPKQYDCPEESSPLPTTQMESESGMRPHTNTSQTDDNDDRTKLLLERLKTLEERNSVLALENESQREQYERCLDEVANQVVQALVTQKDLREECLKLRTRVFDLEQQNRALGVLFQQRIKPTSELLLQKLQSRIIDLSAADLLQEPEKSKAFLLSRNTDSPLTEIQFIGMSGLPITKCLSQLSLTAPMPVYPRSSCSSSELSLSSACSELSSGSYTWNDGRSCGKVHSSLTWEKRLNLGSSAPSNISASLEEQMPTRRKETNILEGLRKLQRRKHRSSSSSKVSKSGYKDCMNSNEGIYSLGIKSSSKGVSKPTHVGRAPVLVGKKFLDDSDDADDELLQSRHAADIPDKDSLFYGKRLSHSISDTLCSWEGIQDSGGVDDNSSGLVVAQPPIEFDSKEHPEKLPSFIGSCLTESGRPSAFKRVSVLHVTPSDPEGSNCFSDMDDPEELKCDSRDLQVPLTQQKEQAERISLNAFMPQRLQTDQVRIQSADGRPEPVKATQGANNYLSEESILAVFDAQGEPLELSPQKLTKGSDPTVGIPASKVEATCNELDPQERPARQKSIPTGNYTVLDCPEKPSEYQLRTSKTNNSRGCNANRLSMQLTPQKKLIKPPGSRANKGHSIPPLNDSTSHLSSGSKLRGCNKPSASPIRLSKGTTTEPNSGNSGTPSQEKTPPPPVTKMPRFIKSTPSSKVVNSKLPNRSEWSKGSSPSSPQLSKRHLEYGNNSEQPTRDKHCESMKNKLRSPSPPPAPGRTTSLLIKPNYEGSPQAHKTVAQPSTTTTVRGPPPSYYTSVQPNMQATLPIKEKDIDMDAGYGTALAPQKLVDKTSQHLQRSSGITPILGTSRRNTSKDYLPSTNSGFDLDNENAPKSSKNVPPPYNAIRESSLHSSFENKGGSTHEYDHESVQKPSVSLPVSLQGAPTVKTENFKNFVSPPSSVVISPNSSEKSQKTRISMGFKAFLKSPPSHKNSPTLPDKQEKDHINLVSKETVTSNTSGKCDSWQPVYSIDPPTKMSVTEVKGVAHCRLLEEELSPVLTPGEGDVCDKGKRSSQLFSRSVSITTKSHLKPALGMNGAKARSQSFSTNYIEKPNINVLEVTGKVRTQIITNSTERGNSLSRQTSLEVPSVGLAESPIYSPRATPNNQNVPTERTSKLISKGDESQGTVKGQTVTSPSYRETCGLPISEKNRINNICRPAKLASHVQPPASCPCGSENVTGGKASTPNEDEFNSGVKTQTDSPNKPADIEDKKVSPSACTIEEKVMMGIEENLQKCQEQEKVAASEAKQKTGPSLANWFGFRKSKLPALTGKKADVPKGKEEKKEMKIGSVLGGKVTKLDKKKERKKNDSLEAQNQSETSNKLSSIMDHCNNQMGQIASQIQCTTAFIGKDQFVKELFCRTAGKGNLVSTSPTGIATPKKRSEMKGDMQICPDAATLLMSQKLNLRGDNKEGGMADPTGQDHMMGSSCQMRTLDSGIGTFPLPDSVTRASGRHIPKCDSSVDGVTAEPPSPLPESSHPSVIMPSLPNTCLHAPGSLGHSFSDPTLTYSGYTPDSQTRLPKLTGVNRTKRLSLLTPRSSGSPSNEDKDDETVRKMKTKEHDNSAERALRLCTYLGSSSGSDTETELERPAVNLRPTQSLGINCSKTINSVDQREKTLRSSSVEHPLSIMDFYQDDMFSQLEKDSKRISQYDLLHKETPINTRDILSKETAPGKTAICPKQPGSLGVTLESLNKLNHSSSSVRKESVTDGGRLEALCGSKVEEPSSSGFSGKTGADPAGFLSDSLYNSFSSCNSQVSNDV